The Clarias gariepinus isolate MV-2021 ecotype Netherlands chromosome 4, CGAR_prim_01v2, whole genome shotgun sequence genome window below encodes:
- the lmtk3 gene encoding uncharacterized protein lmtk3 isoform X1 — MLTPSWVMLLAGLVSGYIPDRAHGAPQPEVSFSRDVSLSPPAYVVILLSCSGLVSFILLLLTCLCCKRGSVGFNEFDNADGEECSSPVPEDSVSSCVSLPEVYTLPLRDRACSTLPNGTGSSTQCFRRHTLNYLQEIGNGWFGKVILAEVLCDCSPSQVVVKELKVSASPLEQRKFLAEAEPYRSLHHPNILQCLGQCSENIPYLLVMEFCQLGDLKRYLRAQRKSDGMTPDLLNRDLLTLQRMAYEITSGLLHLHENNYIHSDLALRNCLLTSDLTVRIGDYGLSHNHYKEDYYLTPDKLWIPLRWIAPELLEEFRGELVVTDQTKTSNVWSLGVVIWELFEFGAQPHRHLSDEEVLTFVIKERQITLAQPRLKLSHADYWYEVMQSCWLPPPQRPTVNEIFILLSSLLAAEQGTSRRSVAEDEDEDEYEEAHGRRRRGESEESFERRWDSLRPSAFQSGAGERQKERGYSREEGNSFPLLDPVNSIPPSSHELDDILTVTETSKGLNFEYFWEKAHGRRGYKPLPPPQPIPTPNSGHRQSLDTPTVVPVISARSPSLASEYYIRLEEHTPQEKSSNLKGRSFLSQKNSSSPGDLELVEISSGTLGKGKTTYQNTVGQGASQTLQTVRSSEIHVLVPNTGLVELSKESSNRVTDYAVVDIGDVKRDPNLRRSGSVTSQVPILPPKPRSMSMSSGSNLLSRPLPVPPPMYARSYGLGHYPAPSYPISKSETSDSLFMSSCSTSKANFDHLGFNRTHQRLPPSPSHSPSIPPSSMFPPPQSCPPPLPSHYRPQKDPFHNYEGEAFPRHNNPAVHLDRDLLSCDYSEKQTAGRSTCSQSLHNMKNESPGGRESPYSNMFHSESIPEIERKSSSSTTYSEDDYNSPFVSPSRLSSGTIIEHISLVDDPDPATAELFSRGMKRTQSRLDTILPALWKEEDAEMHRERVAAARKSPIHLFLTEISSEPLDSSVGETPWGRDNEKDSEFKGMRRSQSLLTELNSAWDSNATPVDGGIKKKDLFLTEIDSAMSDCEDVYDGDGGVPVSRFGTTPFPYARPEDLSTYAEADDVFTQEMKRSQSLLSEVNPGNMESEKKDMTRDEFLKEIQSAETFLTEIITRQNKQEESQSPEAISPVYESICIDQTLTPNIKFETLATPLSDTKEAIYAQVTKRAKRNDIKVALRPEMPVFQIGSELQNLKKEPNVSTYAHTDKEETDLKPRSPAHFIPSDVLPKTGLLMDQISPVRTERTDVDIIEGETEETLNNVSLEPLKQSEVQCMSKGTIDKDVKEVSDKSIFTDKTECAGNKIVEEIHVHDPLVFRTESFESSDQFFNVKASLYGDISDRGSLSGSYASTTEQVCDQVIQGCTSQDFPQISPKETLFTSDEQATDFFMRTKHSGKEFDSLKEGMSAADSMLSLGEASCEVLPLSFPREPNSEQSLSTMTPTDSTMSPLTSSSMDCLTPGDPWASGGGTGWRILGTETPYRDSAYFSDNDWDGGEGLPRRGSDGLGSSRPGSVRPGERGTLMGIEEKTEVEDDVQDGKAAKILLNAVLDSVKNITEMSPKHGRDGTLISDLENSEVSKTENSAINELLCAFQDSPLKAFSGTDVSRFSFQISPDLSEDKYLHNVEILTKTIAQPLENIHKTSIMEEIPETYSEKSEYELTYTSKGKEIQREALRSGKQTLDKQDSDANELGLRNFTFTEEMEEQSKAKSEAENLLTEAELCFTTKKSSHIEREHEDLKDCSPKECFDEFEEDVSKKLTVKAKELRKILEEPGSTNRLLKDSVICHPLQQDDHQIWTTENDQWASPEKNTQVSSENYKKGPEGNDLCESFKNDQWESAENDLWSSTENDQWALPENNQSASDKRSEKELASEFFPGLGQNKCTENEIFGTSHEFWEMENDELAKSEPHPIIIETCESTCADEKPQPSKNQSMLSNWVPENLESQQRMGIHQEENSQTLYVENRESDQGENLKVEVDNLENPEQELVKHCNGVGRKSGDCNASIQNEAEDEFPEGEGNQIFSGLPDVLDVKKEAGEGEHHFAKSGGCEGIKIQTESYTNHNNNWVIAPSETDEIQAIKPHLTSVHQDTYFSRNVENNHCQTSSRETGGDLFLENDRSDSPSCPILTVKAETESCTIHSSDVQCCSPALMSMDISNCDASQHAEVPDCQSPNSFPNMVHHIEIKSGSTDQPWVDVTDHESLLIFSNDSDSFNRSTPECSTSTHSKGITANLGQKPSLIAEDSSHLLSDCINEDDLRKNKSHSVISQSSLNSIPELLISEWKDLDEEPLEDFEKLEKLCCISGDEDILGDLLLGNLELLESLKKNHQALPSTKDDHENTRVELSEEVQGISHIPVNELEENKLLLEKKDGMNFSPGLLPCQLSEGAKGQRLVSQMPAKNGLMMQVCEEKLQYSLSENVQTNVLWGSTVTESVVLHPWAETSISTASDAANIQMSRGTESKDDAVPSIPVLPKIKDAEQEMGTTKMTAKAEVTPDPPAANQAMKAKLARLSLSLPPLPLSLPLSPGSKGFWEAGENRLSRRRAFSTGSDPEEDEEDEEHEDDSSRKVIVVTETDVHKRVGLRSLLKSPKEPVDKENRDHGRNVSFFDDVTVYLFDQETPTNELSSGSTPTSPSPLGKPAHFDGHGGASGHKASKNKEHAKSKSAPSSSVTSASSRFTVSPADDPHLV; from the exons TGTCTTTCTCCCGGGACGTGTCCCTCTCCCCTCCAGCCTACGTGGTCATCCTGCTCTCGTGCTCGGGGTTGGTCTCCTTCATCCTGCTGCTCCTCACTTGTCTGTGTTGTAAGAGAGGCAGCGTCGGCTTCAAC gAGTTTGATAATGCTGATGGTGAGGAATGTTCCAGTCCTGTTCCTGAGGACAGTGTGTCCTCGTGTGTGTCTCTGCCCGAGGTTTACACACTTCCTCTGCGAGACAGAGCATGCTCAACGCTGCCTAATGGCacag GCTCGAGTACGCAGTGTTTTCGCAGACACACTCTCAACTACCTGCAGGAGATCGGAAATGGCTGGTTTGGAAAG GTGATCTTGGCGGAGGTGCTGTGTGACTGCAGCCCCTCTCAGGTGGTGGTTAAAGAGCTGAAGGTCAGTGCCAGTCCTCTGGAGCAGCGTAAGTTCCTGGCCGAAGCCGAGCCGTACAG gaGTCTCCACCACCCCAATATCCTACAGTGTTTGGGTCAGTGCAGTGAGAATATCCCTTATCTCCTGGTTATGGAGTTCTGCCAGCTG GGCGATCTCAAGCGGTATTTAAGAGCTCAGAGGAAGTCGGACGGCATGACCCCTGACCTTTTGAACCGTGACCTATTGACATTGCAGCGGATGGCGTATGAGATCACGTCAGGTCTTTTACACCTCCATGAGAACAATTACATCCACAG CGATCTGGCACTGAGGAACTGCCTGCTAACCTCAGACCTGACAGTCCGGATTGGAGACTACGGCCTCTCGCACAACCACTATAAG GAGGACTATTATTTAACTCCCGATAAGCTGTGGATTCCCCTGCGCTGGATCGCTCCAGAGCTTCTGGAGGAGTTCAGAGGAGAATTAGTGGTTACAGACCAGACCAAGACCAGCAACGTTTG GTCCTTAGGCGTGGTGATTTGGGAGCTGTTTGAATTCGGCGCACAACCACATCGCCATTTAAGTGATGAAGAAGTTCTCACGTTTGTCATTAAGGAGAGACAGATTACGCTAGCTCAACCACGTCTCAAACTCTCCCACGCCGACTACTG GTACGAAGTCATGCAGTCATGCTGGCTTCCACCTCCTCAGCGTCCAACAGTCAACGAAATCTTCATcctcctttcctctctcctgGCCGCAGAACAAGGGACTAGCAGGAGGAGCGTGGCAGAGGATGAGGACGAAGACGAGTATGAGGAAGCACACGGCAGACGGAGGCGAGGAGAAAGCGAGGAGTCTTTTGAAAGACGATGGGACTCGCTTCGCCCCAGCGCATTTCAGTCAGGTGCAGGTGAacgacagaaagagagaggataCAGCAGAGAGGAGGGTAACTCCTTCCCTCTTTTGGATCCCGTGAATTCAATCCCTCCTTCGTCACACGAGCTTGATGACATCCTGACAGTCACTGAGACTAGCAAAGGATTGAattttgaatatttttgggAAAAAGCACATGGTAGGAGGGGTTATAAACCACTTCCTCCTCCTCAGCCAATACCAACGCCCAACTCCGGTCATCGTCAGTCTTTGGACACGCCCACAGTTGTGCCTGTGATTAGCGCACGTAGCCCTTCATTAGCCAGCGAGTACTACATCCGTTTGGAGGAACACACCCCGCAGGAAAAATCCAGTAATCTTAAAGGGAGGTCATTCTTGTCCCAAAAAAATTCATCTAGTCCTGGTGACTTGGAGTTGGTAGAGATTTCTAGTGGGACACTGGGTAAGGGAAAGACTACCTACCAGAATACTGTTGGACAAGGTGCCTCTCAGACACTCCAGACTGTGAGATCCAGTGAAATCCATGTCCTGGTGCCAAACACAGGTCTGGTAGAGCTCAGTAAAGAAAGTTCTAACAGAGTAACCGATTACGCGGTAGTAGACATCGGGGATGTCAAAAGAGACCCAAACCTGAGACGCTCTGGATCTGTAACTTCCCAAGTACCAATCCTTCCACCAAAACCTCGCTCAATGTCGATGTCTTCAGGCAGCAATCTACTATCTCGGCCTCTCCCAGTTCCTCCACCTATGTATGCCCGCTCATATGGCCTAGGTCACTACCCTGCACCCTCTTATCCCATTAGCAAATCAGAGACTTCAGATTCTTTGTTTATGAGCAGCTGCTCAACCTCAAAAGCCAACTTTGATCATCTGGGATTTAACAGGACACACCAGAGGCTGCCCCCATCTCCGTCACATtctccctccatccctccatcctccATGTTTCCTCCGCCTCAGAGTTGTCCTCCACCCCTTCCTTCTCACTACAGACCCCAAAAGGATCCCTTCCACAATTACGAGGGTGAAGCATTCCCCAGACATAACAATCCTGCGGTGCACTTAGACAGAGACCTGTTAAGCTGTGACTATTCTGAGAAGCAGACTGCTGGCAGGAGTACGTGTTCCCAGTCATTGCACAACATGAAGAACGAGTCCCCGGGAGGCAGAGAATCACCCTATTCTAACATGTTTCACTCAGAGTCGATTCCAGAAATTGAAAGAAAGTCTTCCTCCAGCACAACATACTCAGAAGATGACTATAATTCCCCGTTTGTATCTCCAAGTAGACTCAGCAGTGGTACTATCATCGAACACATCAGCTTGGTCGATGACCCGGATCCCGCTACAGCAGAACTGTTCTCCAGAGGCATGAAAAGAACCCAATCACGTCTTGACACAATTCTTCCAGCTCTCTGGAAGGAGGAGGATGCAGAGATGCATCGTGAGCGAGTTGCAGCAGCTAGGAAGTCACCAATACACCTGTTCTTGACGGAAATCTCCAGCGAGCCATTAGACTCCAGTGTCGGGGAAACCCCATGGGGCAGGGATAATGAAAAGGATAGTGAATTTAAAGGGATGCGACGCTCTCAGTCCCTCCTCACTGAACTCAATTCAGCATGGGATTCCAATGCAACTCCAGTAGATGGTGGTATTAAAAAGAAGGATTTGTTCCTAACTGAGATTGACAGTGCAATGTCAGATTGTGAAGATGTATATGATGGTGATGGAGGCGTCCCAGTGTCTCGCTTTGGGACCACGCCATTTCCCTATGCGCGTCCTGAAGATTTGTCTACATATGCTGAAGCAGACGATGTTTTTACACAAGAAATGAAGAGATCGCAATCTCTACTGTCTGAGGTAAACCCTGGGAACATGGAGTCAGAGAAGAAAGACATGACCAGAGACGAGTTTCTAAAAGAGATTCAATCAGCTGAGACGTTTCTCACTGAGATAATaacaagacaaaacaaacagGAAGAAAGTCAATCACCTGAGGCAATATCACCTGTGTATGAGTCCATATGCATTGACCAAACATTAACACcaaatataaaatttgaaaCATTAGCCACGCCTTTGAGCGATACGAAAGAGGCAATTTACGCCCAAGTTACTAAAAGAGCTAAAAGAAATGACATAAAAGTTGCACTCCGTCCAGAAATGCCTGTTTTTCAAATAGGATCAGAACTACAAAACCTCAAAAAAGAGCCAAATGTATCCACTTATGCTCACACAGATAAAGAAGAAACTGATTTGAAACCCAGAAGCCCTGCTCATTTCATTCCTTCAGACGTCCTGCCCAAAACAGGGCTTTTAATGGACCAGATATCCCCAGTGCGAACCGAGAGAACAGATGTCGACATAATTGAGGGTGAAACGGAAGAAACGCTCAATAATGTTAGCTTAGAACCATTGAAACAGTCTGAAGTTCAGTGTATGTCAAAGGGTACCATAGATAAAGATGTAAAAGAAGTTAGCGATAAGAGTATTTTTACTGACAAAACTGAGTGCGCTGGTAACAAGATTGTGGAGGAAATCCATGTGCACGATCCACTGGTGTTCAGAACAGAATCATTTGAAAGTTCAGATCAATTCTTTAATGTAAAAGCATCTCtgtatggagatatttctgatcGTGGTAGTTTATCAGGTTCCTATGCCTCCACAACTGAACAAGTATGTGACCAAGTTATTCAAGGTTGTACAAGTCAAGACTTTCCTCAAATCTCCCCAAAAGAGACATTGTTTACCTCTGATGAACAAGCTACGGATTTTTTTATGAGAACCAAACACAGTGGTAAAGAATTCGACAGCCTAAAAGAGGGCATGAGTGCAGCTGACTCTATGCTGTCTCTTGGTGAAGCAAGCTGCGAGGTGTTACCTCTGTCCTTTCCAAGGGAACCAAATTCTGAACAATCCCTGTCTACTATGACACCTACAGACTCAACAATGTCACCTCTTACTTCTAGCTCTATGGACTGCCTCACACCTGGAGACCCATGGGCTAGTGGCGGAGGCACTGGCTGGAGGATCTTGGGTACCGAAACCCCCTATCGAGATTCAGCTTATTTTTCTGACAATGACTGGGATGGTGGGGAAGGTTTGCCCAGAAGAGGTTCCGACGGATTGGGATCTTCCCGTCCAGGCAGTGTTCGACCTGGTGAGAGAGGTACACTGATGGGAATCGAAGAAAAAACAGAGGTAGAGGACGATGTTCAGGATGGCAAAGCagctaaaatattacttaatgcTGTCCTGGATTCGGTGAAAAACATTACTGAAATGAGTCCTAAACATGGTAGAGATGGTACTTTGATTTCAGACTTGGAGAATTCTGAGGTATCCAAAACTGAAAACAGTGCTATTAATGAGTTGCTTTGTGCATTTCAGGATTCACCGCTAAAAGCTTTTTCAGGAACCGATGTCTCCAGGTTTTCCTTTCAAATATCTCCTGATTTAAGTGAAGATAAGTACCTTCACAATGTGGAAATACTTACCAAAACAATAGCACAACCTTTAGAAAATATTCACAAGACAAGCATTATGGAGGAAATTCCTGAAACTTATTCAGAAAAAAGTGAATATGAACTGACATACACATCAAAAGGTAAAGAAATTCAGAGGGAAGCCCttaggtcaggaaagcagacacTGGATAAACAAGACAGTGATGCAAATGAATTGGGCTTGAGAAACTTTACTTTTACAGAAGAAATGGAGGAGCAATCAAAGGCAAAGTCTGAAGCTGAAAACCTGTTAACTGAAGCTGAGCTTTGCTTCACAACAAAGAAATCTTCGCACATCGAACGGGAGCATGAAGACCTGAAAGACTGTTCTCCAAAGGAATGTTTTGATGAATTTGAGGAGGATGTCTCAAAGAAGCTAACTGTGAAAGCAAAGGAATTACGGAAGATTCTTGAAGAACCTGGTTCCACAAACAGATTGTTGAAagattcagttatttgtcaTCCACTTCAGCAAGATGATCATCAAATCTGGACAACGGAAAATGACCAGTGGGCTTCACCTGAAAAGAACACACAGGTGTCCAGTGAAAATTACAAGAAAGGACCTGAGGGAAATGACCTCTGTGAATCTTTTAAAAATGACCAGTGGGAATCAGCTGAAAATGACCTGTGGTCATCAACTGAAAACGACCAGTGGGCATTGCCTGAAAACAACCAATCAGCATCAGACAAGAGATCTGAAAAAGAACTTGCGTCAGAATTCTTTCCAGGTTTAGGACAAAACAAGTGCACAGAAAACGAGATTTTTGGGACGAGCCATGAGTTTTGGGAAATGGAAAACGATGAATTAGCAAAAAGTGAACCTCATCCGATCATTATAGAGACATGTGAAAGCACCTGCGCTGATGAAAAGCCACAGCCTAGCAAAAATCAATCAATGTTGTCCAATTGGGTCCCAGAAAATCTTGAATCTCAACAGAGGATGGGCATCCATCAGGAAGAAAACAGTCAGACTCTTTATGTGGAGAACAGGGAATCGGATCAGGGTGAGAACCTTAAAGTGGAAGTGGACAATTTGGAGAACCCAGAGCAAGAGCTGGTCAAACATTGTAACGGCGTTGGAAGAAAAAGCGGTGATTGCAATGCATCCATCCAAAATGAGGCAGAAGATGAATTTCCAGAAGGTGAAGGAAATCAGATCTTTAGCGGACTACCTGACGTCCTTGATGTAAAGAAAGAGGCTGGAGAAGGCGAACACCATTTTGCTAAATCAGGAGGGTGTGAAGGCATAAAGATTCAGACTGAGTCTTATACCAATCACAACAATAACTGGGTCATTGCACCATCTGAAACTGATGAGATCCAGGCCATTAAACCCCACTTAACTTCAGTACATCAAGACACATATTTTAGTCGGAATGTTGAAAATAATCACTGCCAAACATCAAGCAGAGAGACAGGTGGGGATTTATTCCTTGAAAATGACAGATCAGATTCTCCATCTTGTCCCATTCTCACCGTTAAGGCCGAAACAGAATCTTGCACGATCCACAGCAGCGACGTCCAGTGCTGCTCTCCTGCCTTAATGTCTATGGATATATCGAACTGTGATGCTTCACAGCATGCAGAAGTGCCCGACTGCCAAAGCCCAAACAGTTTCCCAAACATGGTACACCACATAGAGATCAAGTCTGGTTCGACTGATCAACCCTGGGTGGATGTCACAGACCATGAAAGTCTATTGATCTTCTCTAACGATTCAGATTCTTTTAACAGATCCACACCTGAATGCTCAACCAGTACCCACAGCAAAGGCATTACTGCGAATTTGGGGCAAAAACCATCACTGATCGCTGAAGATTCATCCCACCTGTTATCCGATTGCATAAACGAGGATGACCTGAGGAAAAACAAGTCTCACTCTGTGATCTCTCAGAGCTCCTTGAACTCCATCCCGGAATTGCTCATCTCAGAGTGGAAGGATTTGGACGAGGAACCTTTGGAGGATTTCGAAAAGCTGGAGAAGTTATGCTGCATTTCTGGAGATGAAGATATCCTGGGAGACCTCTTGCTAGGAAATTTGGAACTACTAGAATCCTTGAAGAAGAATCATCAGGCTTTGCCTAGCACCAAGGATGACCATGAGAACACAAGAGTTGAGCTGAGCGAGGAGGTTCAGGGAATCTCGCACATTCCCGTGAATGAACTGGAAGAAAATAAGCTTTTACTAGAAAAGAAAGATGGCATGAACTTCTCACCAGGGCTTTTACCATGTCAGTTGAGCGAAGGTGCCAAAGGTCAGAGGTTGGTTTCGCAAATGCCAGCTAAAAATGGGCTAATGATGCAG GTTTGTGAAGAAAAACTGCAGTACTCCCTGAGTGAGAATGTTCAAACCAATGTACTTTGGGGATCCACCGTGACCGAAAGTGTTGTTCTGCATCCATGGGCAGAAACCAGCATCAGCACTGCCAGTGATGCTGCCAATATACAGATGTCAAGAGGAACTGAGAG TAAAGATGACGCGGTCCCATCTATCCCAGTTTTGCCCAAAATTAAGGATGCTGAACAGGAAATGGGGACAACGAAAATGACGGCGAAGGCTGAAGTCACACCTGATCCACCTGCCGCTAACCAAGCTATGAAAg CTAAACTGGCCcgcctctccctctctctccccccacTGCCTCTCTCGCTTCCCCTTTCTCCTGGTTCCAAAGGATTCTGGGAAGCAGGAGAAAACAGACTCAGCCGGAGAAGGGCCTTCTCAACAGGAAGCGACCCTGAGGAGGACGAGGAAGACGAAGAGCACGAGGACGATTCCTCTAGGAAGGTCATTGTCGTCACGGAGACCGATGTTCACAAGCGCGTGGGGCTGCGGAGCTTGCTAAAATCGCCGAAGGAACCCGTCGACAAAGAGAACCGCGACCACGGGAGGAACGTCTCCTTTTTCGATGATGTCACTGTCTATCTGTTTGATCAG gaaaCGCCAACCAATGAGCTGAGTTCCGGCTCCACCCCTACGAGTCCATCTCCTCTTGGAAAGCCCGCCCACTTTGATGGACACG gaGGAGCGAGTGGACACAAAGCCAGCAAGAACAAAGAGCACGCAAAGTCGAAATCAGCACCGAGCTCATCAGTGACATCAGCATCGTCGCGCTTCACCGTCAGCCCCGCTGATGACCCTCATTTAGTCTGA